The Saliniramus fredricksonii genome segment CCTTCTTGCCGGTGGCAAGACGATTCTGGGTCTGCTCGAGTAGACCGGCAGTGCCCTGAAGCGAGAGCAGGTTGGAACGCACACCGGCGGAAAGGTTGATAGCTGACATGGAATTCTCCCGTTGTCTGACGCCTCCATCCTGGAGACAGCAGACAGAAAGCACGGGTTTTCTTGCGCGATTCTTAAACCGATGCGGGAGTCGCGCCCCTATTGCCGCTCTTGGCCGGTATTGCCGGGTGTTCTTGCGGATTGTGGTTAATCATTACTTTCCGCCGTCCCCGTATCGCGCCCGGGAAAGACCACGAAATAACCCAGCCCGTCATGGGCGGGGAGGGGGCTCATCCGCGCGATCCAGCCCCGCCTGCGTGCCGCCAGCAATTGCCGGCCCACGGGCAGGAACAGTGTCTCGCCCCCTCCCTCTGGCGGCGGCGAAAGCCGAATGGCAACGGCGCGGCGCGGCATGAACAGGCTGCGCTCGATCAGCTCCTTCACGGATGCATCCGCCTGCGCGGCATCGGCCTCGCGCAGATCGAGCACGGCATCGGCATTGCTGATGCCCAGCGAGCCGAGCAGCGCGCCCGTGTGAACGCCTTCGAAATCCGTCATGCCGTCCCCTCAGCGCACGAGAATGTTGCGGAACTGCCAGGGATCGTCGTGATCGATATCCTCCGGATAGAGCCCGGTATGGCTGTCGAGCGGCGTCCAGTCCGTATAGGTGCCGATCACCGGCCCGAGATAGGGAAGCTGGATCTCGAGGCAGCGCCTGTAATCCATCTCATCCGCCTCGACGATTCCCGCCTGCGGGTTTTCCAGCGCCCAGACCATGCCGGCAATGACGGCGGATGTCACCTGCAGGCCGGTAGCGTTCTGGTAGGGCGCGATCCGGCGCGTTTCCTCGATGGAGAGCTGCGAACCGTACCAATAGGCGTTCTTGCCGTGGCCGTAGAGCAGCACGCCGAGCTCGTCGATGCCGTCAACGATCTCGTGCTCGTCGAGAATATGAAAGCGCGATTGCTGGTTGCCACCATTGCCGAACATCTCGTGCAGCGACAGCACCGCATCGTTGCAGGGGTGATAGGCATAATGGCAGGTCGGGCGGTAGGTGGGCGCATCGCCCTCGTGCAGGGTGAAGTAATCCGCGATCGAGATCGATTCATTGTGCGTGACGAGATAGCCGAATTGCGCCTGACCCGTCGGCGTCCAGGAGCGCACGCGCGTATCGGCACCGGGCTGGAGCAGGTAGATCGAGGCCTTGCAGCCGCTCACATGGTCATGGGCATTGTCGGGCCGCCAGCGCTCATGCGTGCCCCAGCCGAGCTCCGCCGGCTGCAAGCCCTCGACGATGAAACCCTCCACGGACCAGGTATTGACGAAGGTGTCGAACGGCTTGGGATCACGCGCGCGCTGCGTGTCGCGCTCGGCGATGTGAATGCCCTTGACGCCCACATCGCGCATCAGCCGCGCCCAGCCCTCGCGGCTGGTCGGCTCCTCGAAAGTGAGCCCGATATCATGGGCGATATTCACGAGCGCCTGTTTGACGAACCAGGAGACCATCCCCGGATTGGCGCCGCAGCAGGAAACCGCCGTGGTGCCACCCGGCGCCAGCCGCCGCGCCTCCATGGTGCGCTCGCGCAGGGCGTAATTTGTGCGATCCGCCGGATCGGCGGAGGCGTCGCGGTAGAGGCCGGGCCAGGGCTCGTTGACGGTGTCGATATAGAGCGCTCCCAGCGCACGGCAGAGTTCCATGAGATCGCGCGAGGCGGTATCGACGGAGAGATTGACGCAAAAGCCCTGGCCGCCGCCCTCGGTCAGGAGCGGCTCCAGGATCTGCGCGTAATTGTCCTTGGTGATGGCTTCATGCACGAAGCGGATGCCGCGATCGTCGAGCATGGCGCGATCGCTGTCGACCGGGTCGATCACCGTGAAGCGCTCCTTGTCGAAGGCGAAATGCCGCTCGATCAGGGGCAGGATCCCCTTGCCGATCGAACCGAAACCGATCAGCACGATCGGGCCGGTGATCTCGGCGTGGACGGGCCAGGTGGCGGTCATGCTGCACTCCCGAATCGACCGCCGGCCTCCGCGACCGGCGCTGAACGGGCGCCACCTTGTGCAATCGCCGCAGCGAGGTCAATCGGAGGCGGCACGCTTCACGCCGCTACACAGGGATCGGTCACTGCGATCCAGGGCGATGCGGCATCGGTATCCCCAAACGAAAACAGGGCGGCATCGCGCCACCCTGTAGCCCGTCAGATTCTTTCCGCAATTTCAAGCCGCCCGAATCTGTTCCAGGAAGCTGCGCACCCGCGAATTGACCAGATCGGCCTGCTCCTGCAACGATGCGGCAGTCTGGACGACCTCGTCCGCAGCCTCGTCGGCCGAGGTGATCATGCTGCGGACATCGGCGATATCCTCGCTGACATGAGAAGCGCCGGCCCGCGCTGTATCGGCGCTCGCCGCGATGGTCTGGGTGGCTGCGGTCTGCTCCTCGACGGCAGCGGA includes the following:
- a CDS encoding homospermidine synthase, coding for MTATWPVHAEITGPIVLIGFGSIGKGILPLIERHFAFDKERFTVIDPVDSDRAMLDDRGIRFVHEAITKDNYAQILEPLLTEGGGQGFCVNLSVDTASRDLMELCRALGALYIDTVNEPWPGLYRDASADPADRTNYALRERTMEARRLAPGGTTAVSCCGANPGMVSWFVKQALVNIAHDIGLTFEEPTSREGWARLMRDVGVKGIHIAERDTQRARDPKPFDTFVNTWSVEGFIVEGLQPAELGWGTHERWRPDNAHDHVSGCKASIYLLQPGADTRVRSWTPTGQAQFGYLVTHNESISIADYFTLHEGDAPTYRPTCHYAYHPCNDAVLSLHEMFGNGGNQQSRFHILDEHEIVDGIDELGVLLYGHGKNAYWYGSQLSIEETRRIAPYQNATGLQVTSAVIAGMVWALENPQAGIVEADEMDYRRCLEIQLPYLGPVIGTYTDWTPLDSHTGLYPEDIDHDDPWQFRNILVR